The proteins below are encoded in one region of Segatella copri:
- a CDS encoding bifunctional UDP-sugar hydrolase/5'-nucleotidase, which translates to MKQLFAALLLALTFNSQAMAQQRTVKLRVIETSDVHGSFFPYDFINRKPKAGTLARVSSYVNNLRKDYKDNLILLENGDILQGQPTCYYYNYVNTEARNVAADVVNYMKYDAQVFGNHDVETGHPVYDKWIKELNCPVLGSNIISTSTGQPYVKPYLILNREGVKVAVLGMITPAIPNWLTENLWSGLKFENMVTNARKWVKYLQENEKPDVIIGLFHSGKDGGIQTAEYDEDASIKVAKEVPGFDLVLFGHDHTRDNETVTNTDGKQVVCLDPANNAISVADAEITLTLNKKKVNGKKQLVVTDKKVTGKIVDVTDCPIDEDFMKTFEPQIAEVKKYVGKQIGNFKTTIYSRDQFFGSSAFNDFILNLQLQITKADISFNAPLQFNAVLKAGPIYVSDMFNLYKYENQLYVMRMTGEEIRKHLEMSYDLWVNTMKSPDDHLLLLDEKTVGDQQRLGFKNLSFNFDSAAGIDYEVDVTKPDGEKVKILRMSNGEPFDEKKWYKVAVNSYRGNGGGELLTKGAGIPKDSLESRIIYRSKRDQRYYLMEEIEKMGTVDAKPNNNWKFVPEAWTKPAAQRDFELLFGKKQ; encoded by the coding sequence ATGAAACAATTATTTGCTGCGCTTCTTCTGGCGCTAACTTTCAATTCACAAGCGATGGCACAACAACGTACCGTAAAACTGAGAGTGATAGAGACAAGCGATGTGCACGGCTCTTTCTTCCCTTACGATTTCATCAACCGTAAGCCAAAAGCAGGAACCTTGGCGCGCGTTTCTTCCTACGTCAATAATTTGCGAAAAGACTACAAGGATAACCTCATCCTCTTGGAGAATGGCGATATTCTGCAGGGACAGCCTACCTGCTATTATTATAATTATGTAAACACAGAGGCTAGAAACGTGGCTGCCGATGTGGTAAACTACATGAAGTATGATGCGCAAGTGTTTGGCAATCATGATGTTGAAACGGGTCATCCAGTTTACGACAAATGGATAAAAGAACTCAATTGCCCAGTTCTAGGTTCCAACATCATCAGTACTTCTACAGGCCAGCCATACGTTAAGCCTTATCTCATCCTGAACCGCGAGGGCGTGAAGGTGGCAGTCTTGGGAATGATTACTCCTGCCATTCCAAACTGGCTCACGGAGAATCTCTGGAGCGGACTGAAATTTGAAAATATGGTAACAAACGCCCGCAAATGGGTGAAATATCTTCAGGAGAATGAGAAACCGGATGTCATCATCGGCCTCTTCCACAGCGGAAAAGACGGAGGCATCCAGACTGCCGAATATGATGAAGACGCCTCTATCAAGGTGGCAAAAGAAGTGCCGGGCTTCGACCTCGTTCTCTTCGGCCACGACCATACGCGCGACAACGAAACCGTAACCAATACTGATGGAAAGCAAGTGGTTTGCCTGGATCCTGCCAACAACGCCATTAGCGTGGCTGATGCTGAAATAACCCTCACCCTCAACAAGAAAAAGGTGAACGGAAAGAAGCAGCTGGTGGTAACTGACAAAAAGGTGACAGGCAAGATTGTGGATGTGACAGATTGTCCTATCGACGAGGATTTCATGAAGACTTTCGAACCTCAGATTGCGGAAGTAAAGAAATATGTGGGCAAGCAGATTGGCAACTTCAAGACTACCATCTACAGCCGCGACCAGTTCTTCGGCAGTTCTGCTTTCAACGATTTCATCCTCAACCTCCAGTTGCAGATAACAAAAGCCGACATTTCGTTCAACGCTCCCCTTCAGTTCAACGCGGTTCTGAAAGCCGGCCCAATCTACGTGAGCGACATGTTCAATCTCTATAAATATGAGAACCAGCTCTACGTAATGCGCATGACGGGCGAAGAAATCAGAAAGCATCTGGAAATGAGTTACGACCTCTGGGTGAACACCATGAAGAGCCCGGACGACCATCTCCTGCTGCTCGATGAGAAGACCGTTGGCGACCAGCAACGCCTCGGCTTCAAGAATCTCTCGTTCAACTTTGATAGTGCTGCGGGAATCGATTACGAAGTTGACGTAACCAAGCCAGATGGCGAGAAGGTGAAAATTCTGCGCATGAGCAACGGCGAACCTTTCGATGAGAAGAAATGGTACAAGGTAGCCGTTAACAGCTATCGTGGAAATGGTGGCGGTGAACTCCTTACCAAGGGTGCCGGAATCCCGAAAGACAGTCTTGAAAGCCGAATTATCTATCGCAGCAAGCGCGACCAGCGTTACTATCTGATGGAAGAAATTGAAAAGATGGGAACGGTTGATGCAAAACCAAACAACAACTGGAAGTTTGTGCCGGAAGCATGGACCAAACCTGCTGCCCAGCGCGATTTCGAATTGCTGTTCGGTAAGAAGCAATAG
- a CDS encoding DUF3127 domain-containing protein: MELQGKVIAVLPERSGVSARGEWKAQSFVIETHEQYPKKLCFDVFGADRLAQFNIQSGEELLVSFDIDAHEYQGRWFNSIRAWNIQRVDPNAVAGAMGGMQPGAFPPVGAPVAPAQPAAPANGATAAFPPVQPAAPAAEGGSADDLPF; the protein is encoded by the coding sequence ATGGAATTACAAGGAAAGGTTATTGCCGTTTTGCCTGAAAGAAGCGGCGTCTCTGCAAGAGGAGAGTGGAAAGCTCAGTCGTTCGTAATTGAAACCCACGAGCAGTATCCAAAGAAATTGTGCTTTGATGTTTTCGGAGCAGACCGTCTGGCTCAGTTCAACATTCAGAGTGGTGAGGAACTCCTGGTTTCTTTCGATATTGATGCTCACGAGTATCAGGGCCGTTGGTTCAACAGCATCCGTGCCTGGAACATCCAGCGTGTTGACCCTAACGCCGTAGCTGGTGCTATGGGCGGAATGCAGCCAGGTGCGTTTCCTCCAGTAGGTGCTCCTGTAGCTCCTGCTCAGCCAGCAGCTCCTGCTAATGGCGCAACTGCAGCATTCCCTCCAGTTCAGCCTGCAGCTCCTGCAGCAGAGGGTGGTAGCGCAGATGATCTTCCTTTCTAA
- a CDS encoding Na+/H+ antiporter NhaC family protein produces MSNKKGLLALSPLFLLIVLIVAFTVYSVDSSHQDTSLSLTVAFMISSIYAVAISGGMPVRKRVDTYSKGAGANNLMLMLWIYVLAGSFAASAKAMGAVDATVNLALSILPASMILPGLFLAACFISVSIGTSVGTVVALVPIAAGLAHSMDANVGMMTAIIVGGAYFGDNLSFISDTTVVATQTQNCKMSDKFKVNSMIVVPAAVLVLIAYSVMGVGLQTPTHINEVEYMKVLPYLTVLVTAIAGMNVMAVLTLGTLLCGAIGIGSHLLGASGSYDLFGWFSAMGNGIIGMGELIIIAMMAGGMLEIIRENGGIDFIINKITAHVNSKRGAELSIAALVSMVNICTANNTVAILTVGNISKKIGDRFGVDNRKAASILDTFSCMVQGLIPYGVQMLLAAGLANLSPMDILPYLYYPLAIGVAALLAILLRYPKRYS; encoded by the coding sequence ATGAGTAATAAAAAAGGTTTGCTGGCGTTGTCGCCATTATTTTTGCTGATTGTCCTCATCGTGGCTTTTACCGTATATTCGGTAGACAGCAGTCATCAGGACACCAGCCTCTCGCTCACAGTAGCGTTCATGATTTCGAGCATTTATGCCGTGGCTATTTCCGGCGGAATGCCTGTCAGGAAACGAGTGGACACATACAGCAAGGGTGCCGGCGCCAACAACCTGATGCTCATGCTCTGGATTTACGTGCTGGCTGGCTCGTTTGCCGCATCAGCCAAGGCGATGGGAGCCGTTGATGCAACCGTCAACCTGGCGCTCAGCATCCTGCCAGCCAGCATGATTCTGCCAGGACTCTTCCTGGCTGCCTGCTTTATCTCCGTATCTATCGGAACAAGTGTGGGAACCGTAGTGGCTCTGGTTCCGATAGCCGCCGGACTGGCCCACTCGATGGATGCTAACGTAGGCATGATGACCGCCATCATCGTAGGTGGCGCTTATTTCGGCGACAACCTCTCGTTCATCTCCGATACGACGGTTGTTGCTACGCAGACGCAGAACTGCAAGATGAGCGATAAGTTCAAGGTCAACTCCATGATTGTGGTTCCGGCCGCCGTACTCGTGCTCATCGCCTATTCTGTCATGGGAGTCGGTCTTCAGACCCCAACCCACATCAACGAGGTAGAATACATGAAAGTATTGCCTTACCTCACCGTCCTCGTTACCGCTATTGCCGGCATGAATGTAATGGCTGTTCTCACTCTGGGCACCCTACTCTGTGGCGCCATCGGCATAGGCAGTCATCTTCTGGGTGCCTCCGGAAGCTACGACCTCTTTGGCTGGTTCTCAGCCATGGGCAACGGCATTATCGGCATGGGCGAACTCATTATCATCGCCATGATGGCAGGTGGTATGCTCGAAATCATCCGCGAAAACGGCGGAATCGATTTCATCATCAACAAGATTACAGCCCACGTAAACAGCAAGCGTGGAGCCGAACTTTCTATCGCCGCCCTCGTTTCGATGGTAAACATCTGTACGGCAAATAATACGGTAGCGATTCTGACAGTAGGAAATATTTCGAAAAAGATAGGCGACCGGTTTGGCGTAGACAACCGCAAGGCAGCCAGCATTCTCGACACCTTCTCATGCATGGTTCAGGGATTGATTCCTTATGGCGTACAGATGCTCCTGGCAGCCGGCCTGGCCAATCTCAGTCCGATGGACATTCTTCCTTATCTCTACTATCCGCTGGCGATAGGTGTGGCAGCCCTGCTGGCCATCCTCTTGCGCTATCCTAAGAGATACAGTTAG
- the nudC gene encoding NAD(+) diphosphatase — translation MKYWFIFCKTDLLLEKKEDGTYTIPCSEESPVPTKPWTHILNITPMEDGTEVKTFTIPEPVTGNPKYEMCGLRPSFYKLSPALYQKAGKCQELNYWDMNTQFCGVCGAPMKMATDISKKCTECGKQVWPSLATAIIVLIKKDDQVLLVHARNFKGNFDSLVAGFVETGENLEEAVHREVMEETGLTIKNLKYFGSQPWPYPSGLMIGFSAEYVDGEIHLQKEELSRGKWFTKENLPILPEKLSIARKLIDAWLADKL, via the coding sequence ATGAAGTATTGGTTTATATTTTGCAAGACTGATCTCTTGCTCGAAAAGAAAGAAGACGGAACCTATACGATTCCTTGTTCAGAAGAGAGTCCAGTCCCAACAAAGCCTTGGACTCACATTCTCAACATTACCCCGATGGAAGACGGAACAGAGGTGAAGACCTTCACCATTCCTGAGCCCGTTACCGGCAATCCGAAGTACGAAATGTGCGGTTTGCGCCCTAGTTTCTACAAACTCTCTCCTGCCCTTTACCAGAAAGCAGGAAAGTGTCAGGAGCTCAACTATTGGGACATGAATACCCAATTCTGCGGCGTTTGCGGAGCTCCGATGAAAATGGCAACCGACATCAGTAAGAAATGTACAGAATGCGGCAAACAGGTCTGGCCTTCGCTTGCCACAGCCATCATCGTTCTGATTAAGAAAGATGATCAGGTCTTGCTGGTACACGCTCGCAATTTCAAGGGAAATTTCGACAGTCTCGTGGCTGGTTTCGTTGAGACTGGCGAGAATCTGGAAGAGGCGGTTCATCGTGAAGTAATGGAAGAAACCGGTCTGACTATCAAGAACTTGAAATATTTCGGTTCCCAGCCTTGGCCTTATCCGAGCGGTCTGATGATTGGCTTCTCGGCAGAATATGTAGATGGAGAAATTCATCTTCAGAAAGAAGAGCTCTCTCGTGGTAAATGGTTCACGAAAGAGAATCTCCCTATTCTCCCTGAGAAACTTTCCATCGCCCGAAAACTCATCGACGCCTGGCTGGCGGACAAACTCTAA
- a CDS encoding DnaJ domain-containing protein, with amino-acid sequence MAFVDYYKILGVDKNIPQKDVRAAYRKRAKQFHPDLHPNDPKAKAKFQALNEAYEVISDPDKRAKYDQYGEQWKNADAFGGFGGAGGTGGSGSYGGAGGNPFEGFDFSQFGGGGGFSSFFENLFGGRGRSQQSAEGFGSGNFGGFKGSAGYGSGFNGAGYGAGADFGTGGCGGGCGQNGRANNGEMNMNVNIDLYTALLGGEGIIKLSNGSKIKLKIKPETQNGTKVRVRGKGYDRGDGTFGDLMITYNVKLPTRLNDKQKDLLRQMKDAK; translated from the coding sequence ATGGCATTTGTTGATTATTACAAGATTCTCGGCGTAGACAAGAACATTCCGCAGAAGGATGTGAGAGCTGCGTATCGTAAACGTGCAAAACAGTTTCACCCAGATTTGCACCCTAACGACCCGAAGGCGAAGGCTAAGTTCCAGGCGCTGAACGAGGCGTATGAGGTGATTTCTGACCCAGATAAGCGTGCTAAATACGACCAGTATGGCGAACAATGGAAGAATGCTGATGCATTCGGCGGTTTCGGCGGAGCTGGTGGTACAGGCGGTTCCGGAAGCTATGGTGGAGCAGGTGGAAATCCATTCGAGGGTTTCGACTTCAGCCAGTTTGGCGGAGGCGGAGGTTTCTCCAGCTTCTTCGAAAATCTCTTCGGAGGGCGTGGCAGAAGCCAGCAGTCTGCTGAAGGATTCGGTTCCGGCAATTTTGGCGGTTTTAAGGGTTCTGCCGGTTATGGTAGCGGCTTTAATGGTGCTGGCTACGGAGCTGGTGCTGATTTCGGTACTGGTGGTTGTGGCGGCGGTTGCGGACAGAATGGTCGTGCCAATAACGGCGAAATGAACATGAATGTGAATATCGACCTTTATACGGCTCTGCTGGGCGGCGAAGGAATCATTAAATTGAGTAATGGTTCTAAAATCAAACTGAAGATTAAGCCGGAAACGCAGAATGGCACGAAGGTTCGTGTTCGCGGAAAAGGATATGACCGGGGGGACGGAACCTTTGGCGACCTGATGATTACTTACAACGTGAAGTTGCCAACCAGGTTGAATGATAAGCAGAAAGATTTGCTCCGTCAGATGAAGGATGCAAAGTAA
- a CDS encoding glycoside hydrolase family 25 protein — translation MKKLFISIIASIIALGAHAQVQCEDTCRHVHGIDLSHYQGNVFWETVGDNSKMAYVYLKATEGGTNIDSKYKKNIDLAHRYGMKVGSYHFYRPRIPQQTQLENFKAQCRPGDQDLLPMIDVETKSGMNTEEFCDSLFKFLHLVEKAYKQKPLIYTGANFYDNYLLGKLDSYKLMIAQYTKRIPVLRDGRDFEMWQYTGKGKLNGINGYVDKSRFMGRHKLREIRFRHR, via the coding sequence ATGAAAAAGTTATTTATCTCTATTATAGCATCCATTATTGCCTTGGGAGCCCATGCCCAGGTGCAATGCGAAGACACTTGTCGGCACGTTCACGGCATCGACTTGAGTCATTATCAGGGCAACGTGTTCTGGGAAACCGTGGGCGACAACTCTAAGATGGCTTACGTTTATCTGAAAGCTACCGAGGGCGGAACCAACATCGACAGCAAATACAAGAAGAATATAGACCTGGCTCATCGCTACGGAATGAAAGTAGGTTCTTATCATTTCTACAGACCCCGCATCCCACAGCAGACGCAGTTGGAAAATTTCAAGGCCCAATGCCGTCCGGGAGATCAGGACCTCTTGCCTATGATTGATGTGGAGACGAAAAGCGGCATGAATACAGAAGAATTCTGCGATTCGCTCTTTAAGTTTCTGCATCTCGTAGAGAAAGCATATAAGCAGAAACCCCTCATCTATACGGGAGCCAATTTCTATGACAACTATCTTCTAGGCAAGCTAGACAGCTACAAGCTGATGATTGCCCAATATACGAAGCGCATCCCTGTATTGCGCGATGGTAGAGATTTCGAAATGTGGCAATATACGGGTAAGGGCAAACTCAACGGAATAAACGGCTATGTTGACAAAAGCCGTTTCATGGGGCGCCACAAGCTCAGAGAAATCAGATTTAGACATCGATAG
- a CDS encoding MFS transporter, whose amino-acid sequence MMKEKLWNANYIKVMTTNFLLYFAFYLLTPLLPLYLSENFGATKDVIGIVLSGYTVAALIIRPFSGYVVDSFSRKKVLMVCLSAFAIFFAGYIAASTILMFAICRTLHGGPFGAVTVANSTCAIDVLPASRRNEGIGLYGLSNNFAMAIAPSIGIYLHNAVDSYMILFWIAFIVAIASVVIAGTIRLPEKEIVKNKEKLSLDRFFLTRAWLLAINIAMFGFCWGVLSNYLAIYSKEELGITGGTGTYFALLSMGLFLSRLQGRKALSQGKLTQNAAEGMLLSLVGFIIFVAVKHPVAYYLSACLIGLGNGHLYPAFLNMFINVARHNQRGTANSSILTGWDLGFGIGCLLGGVVAEHFGYNGTFWMVAIENAASVLLFFAASKQFFEKRRRE is encoded by the coding sequence ATGATGAAAGAGAAACTTTGGAATGCAAACTACATCAAGGTGATGACTACCAACTTTCTGTTGTATTTCGCCTTCTATCTGCTCACACCTTTGCTCCCTCTCTATCTGAGCGAAAATTTTGGAGCCACGAAAGATGTGATTGGAATTGTGCTGAGCGGCTATACGGTTGCCGCCCTCATCATTCGTCCGTTCAGCGGATATGTGGTTGACAGCTTTTCGCGCAAGAAGGTTCTGATGGTCTGTCTCTCGGCCTTCGCCATCTTCTTTGCCGGCTATATTGCAGCCAGCACGATCCTGATGTTTGCCATTTGCAGAACCCTGCACGGAGGTCCGTTCGGAGCCGTAACGGTTGCCAACAGCACCTGCGCCATCGACGTTCTTCCGGCAAGTAGGAGAAATGAAGGAATCGGACTCTACGGACTGAGCAACAATTTTGCCATGGCAATTGCTCCATCCATCGGAATCTATCTCCATAATGCGGTAGACAGTTACATGATTCTCTTCTGGATAGCTTTCATCGTGGCGATTGCCTCAGTTGTGATTGCAGGAACCATCCGCCTCCCCGAAAAGGAAATCGTTAAGAACAAGGAGAAGCTTTCTCTCGACCGCTTCTTCCTGACGCGTGCCTGGCTTCTTGCCATCAACATCGCCATGTTCGGTTTCTGCTGGGGCGTTCTGAGCAATTATCTCGCAATCTACAGCAAGGAGGAACTCGGAATTACGGGCGGAACGGGCACTTATTTTGCCCTTCTTTCCATGGGTCTGTTCCTGTCAAGATTGCAGGGAAGAAAAGCCTTGAGCCAGGGCAAACTTACCCAGAATGCGGCCGAAGGAATGCTGCTTTCGCTTGTTGGTTTCATCATCTTTGTTGCCGTCAAGCACCCGGTAGCCTATTATCTTTCGGCTTGTCTCATCGGCCTGGGCAACGGTCATCTTTACCCAGCCTTCCTCAACATGTTTATTAATGTGGCTCGTCACAACCAGCGTGGAACGGCAAACAGCAGCATTCTTACAGGTTGGGATTTGGGCTTCGGAATCGGCTGTCTGCTAGGCGGAGTTGTGGCAGAACATTTCGGTTACAACGGAACATTCTGGATGGTTGCTATAGAAAATGCAGCTTCCGTTCTCCTCTTCTTCGCCGCTTCAAAACAATTCTTTGAGAAGAGACGTAGAGAATAG
- the dnaN gene encoding DNA polymerase III subunit beta, whose product MRFTVSSSALSSKLNMLAKVIGSKNSLPILDCFLFQVANGEMSITASDSDNVIKSTLALTDHDGEGEFCVPNRVILDALKELPEQPLHFDVDTAGEAVAIKIVYQNGLYNFTGQSAEEYPRTQSMNDACTTVSLPTEMLINNISRSLFATANDELRPVMNGIYFDLTADALAIVASDGHKLVRSKNFTIKSESPSAFNLPKKPASLLKNILSKDGDDAIIKFDDRSAEIQFTDGVMRCRLIDGRYPNYNSVIPNNPNEVTVDRRGLQSALRRVLPFASESSQLIRFHIESGRFEVSSEDIDFSTSAKEQLSCEYNGSPISIGFKGSSLMEILSNLTSDNIIIQLADPSRAGIIVPAEQPENEDILMLIMPMLLND is encoded by the coding sequence ATGAGATTTACAGTATCAAGTTCTGCATTGAGCAGCAAGCTCAACATGCTCGCAAAAGTGATTGGAAGCAAGAATTCGTTGCCAATCCTCGATTGTTTCCTTTTCCAAGTTGCTAACGGTGAAATGAGCATCACGGCTAGCGATAGTGATAATGTCATCAAGAGTACACTCGCTCTTACCGACCACGATGGAGAAGGTGAGTTTTGTGTGCCTAACCGCGTTATCCTCGATGCGTTGAAGGAACTGCCTGAGCAGCCTCTTCACTTCGATGTGGATACTGCCGGAGAAGCCGTTGCCATCAAGATTGTTTACCAGAACGGTCTTTACAACTTCACAGGTCAGAGCGCAGAGGAATATCCTCGCACACAGAGCATGAACGATGCTTGCACCACCGTTTCTTTGCCTACAGAAATGCTGATCAACAACATTTCACGCTCGCTCTTCGCTACAGCCAACGATGAGTTGCGCCCTGTCATGAACGGTATTTATTTCGACCTGACAGCAGATGCTCTCGCTATCGTAGCAAGCGATGGTCACAAACTGGTTCGCAGCAAGAACTTCACTATCAAGAGCGAATCTCCTTCAGCATTCAACTTGCCTAAGAAGCCAGCTTCTCTGCTGAAGAACATTCTGAGCAAGGACGGCGACGACGCTATCATCAAGTTTGATGACCGAAGCGCAGAAATCCAGTTTACTGACGGCGTTATGAGATGCAGACTGATTGATGGCCGCTACCCTAACTACAACTCTGTCATTCCAAACAATCCTAACGAGGTTACAGTAGACCGCAGAGGCTTGCAGAGTGCTTTGCGCCGCGTATTGCCATTTGCAAGCGAGAGCAGCCAGCTCATCCGTTTCCACATCGAGTCAGGCCGTTTCGAGGTTTCTTCTGAGGATATTGACTTCTCAACATCTGCAAAGGAACAGTTGTCTTGCGAATACAACGGCTCTCCTATCAGCATCGGCTTCAAGGGAAGCAGTCTGATGGAAATCCTGAGCAATCTCACCAGCGATAACATCATCATCCAGCTGGCAGACCCAAGCCGTGCCGGAATCATCGTACCAGCAGAACAGCCTGAGAACGAAGATATTCTGATGCTCATCATGCCTATGCTCCTTAACGACTAA
- a CDS encoding zinc ribbon domain-containing protein → MAIIKCPECGRQISDKAPTCPSCGVEIAGKITKCPNCGEIYFSNLEMCPNCHELNPSLTRMTPPTGMSQQTPASQASMTQQHEAENAARQNAIRQEEIRRQEALRQQARPQTPVRTATPPTPPVPPVRPQQSNSQNGGNGEGTQEKKKSNRGVIIISLIFAFLVCGIFYYFYDSANKNKELEAYEYAMQSSDPMVLQSYLDTYKDADEAHRDSIMAHLELLKQTDQDWTNAVVSGSKEALQAYLDKYPNSPHKQEVLNKIDSIDWNVAKNADNVEAYQAYLAAHADGSHIEEAENAMKKAKSRDLQPEEKDMVSSLFRHFFQSINTRDADGLQASCEDILSSLLGKNSATKADVVTFMNKLYKEDVTNLNWFLTNDYKIKKREVGDEDYEYQVQFSAREEVQLTDGTKKTNHFKINATVSPDGKVSAFNMSKINAAE, encoded by the coding sequence ATGGCAATTATAAAATGTCCGGAATGCGGACGCCAAATTAGCGATAAAGCACCTACCTGCCCTAGTTGCGGAGTAGAAATAGCAGGCAAAATTACCAAATGCCCAAATTGTGGCGAGATTTATTTCAGCAACCTGGAAATGTGTCCTAACTGCCATGAGCTGAATCCTTCGCTCACAAGAATGACGCCTCCGACAGGAATGAGCCAGCAGACTCCTGCCAGCCAGGCTTCTATGACTCAGCAGCATGAAGCTGAAAACGCAGCCAGACAGAATGCAATCAGACAAGAAGAAATTCGCCGCCAGGAGGCTCTCAGGCAGCAGGCTCGTCCTCAGACACCTGTCAGAACAGCAACACCTCCTACTCCACCCGTTCCTCCGGTTCGCCCACAGCAATCTAATTCTCAGAACGGCGGTAACGGCGAGGGAACCCAGGAAAAGAAAAAAAGCAACCGTGGCGTCATCATCATCTCTCTGATTTTCGCCTTCCTCGTTTGTGGCATTTTCTACTATTTCTATGATAGTGCCAATAAGAATAAGGAACTGGAAGCTTACGAGTATGCGATGCAGAGTAGCGACCCGATGGTTCTGCAGAGTTACCTAGATACTTACAAAGATGCTGACGAGGCGCATCGTGATTCCATCATGGCTCACCTCGAACTTCTGAAACAGACCGATCAGGACTGGACCAACGCCGTAGTAAGCGGTTCGAAAGAGGCCCTGCAGGCTTATCTCGACAAATACCCAAACAGTCCACACAAGCAGGAGGTTTTGAACAAGATAGATTCCATCGACTGGAATGTGGCAAAGAATGCTGATAATGTAGAAGCTTACCAGGCTTATCTCGCCGCTCATGCTGACGGTTCGCATATCGAAGAGGCTGAGAATGCGATGAAGAAAGCCAAGAGCAGAGATTTGCAGCCAGAAGAGAAAGATATGGTAAGCAGTCTGTTCCGCCATTTCTTCCAAAGCATCAATACCCGCGATGCTGATGGTTTGCAGGCTTCATGCGAAGACATTCTCTCTTCGCTTCTGGGTAAGAATTCTGCTACCAAGGCAGATGTTGTTACCTTTATGAATAAGCTTTATAAGGAAGATGTGACCAACCTGAACTGGTTCCTCACCAACGATTATAAGATCAAGAAGCGCGAGGTGGGTGACGAAGATTATGAATATCAGGTTCAGTTCTCAGCACGTGAGGAAGTTCAGCTTACCGACGGTACTAAGAAAACCAACCATTTCAAAATCAACGCAACCGTTTCGCCAGACGGCAAGGTTTCTGCGTTCAACATGTCGAAGATTAATGCCGCAGAATAG